In Nostocoides sp. HKS02, the DNA window CCTGGTCCAGATCTACAACGAGGCGTACCGCCACCTGCTCGGCTCCAAGCACCCGCAGGCGATGGGTCAACCAGCTGCCGAGTGCTGGCAGGAGGTGTGGGACGAGCTGGGGCCGCTGACCGCCGACGTCTTCCACGGGGCCCAGGCAACGTATGCCGAGGAGCTGCTCCTGTTCCTCGACCGGCACGGCTACACCGAGGAGACCTACTGGACCTTCTCCTACAGCCCGATCCGCGACGCCGACGGCAGCGTCCTGGGCGTCTTCGTGGCGACCACGGACATGTCCAAGCCGGTCATCGAGACCCGCCGGCTCGACACGGTGCACGCCCTGGCCGTGGTCTCCAGCGCCGAGCTGGGCAGCCCCCAGGAGGTCTGCGACCAGGCGATGCAGATCATGAGCAGCAACCGCCGGGCCCTGCCGTATGCCGCTCTGTACCTGCGCGACGAGCACGGCACCGGTGACCTGGTGCTCACGTCGTGCTACGGCGTCGAGCCCTCCGCGCGCGCGCTGCCGGAGCGCATCCCGGCCGCCTCAGAGCACCCGTTCCGCCAGGTCGCGACCCAACGCCGCAAGAAGTTCGTGTCGTTCGGGCCCGAGGACGACCTGCGAGCCGAACCCGGTCCGCTCGGTCCGGTGCGCCCGAACAGCGCGATGGTCCTGCCGGTGCGCACCGGCCACGCGCCGGCCGTCGCAGGCGTGCTCGTCCTGGGCGCCAACCCCTACCGCCAGCTCGACGACTCCTACGGCAACTTCCTCGACCTGATCACCCGCCAGGTCGCCACCCTCCTCGCCGATGCCGCCGCCACCCAGCACGAACGGGGACGGGCCGCGGCCCTGGCCGACCTCGACACGAGCAAGACCCGGTTCTTCCAGAACGTCAGCCACGAGTTCCGCACCCCCCTCACCATCGCCATGTCGGCGACCCGTGAGCTGCGCGAGCAGCACCTCGACCCCGCGCTGGTCGACCACGTCGATGCGGTGGAGCGCGCGGTCGGGCGGCTCAACCGCCTCGTCGACGCCCTGCTGGAGTTCGCTCGTGCCGAGGCCGGCACCCTGGTCCCGGTCGTCGAGGCCCTCGACGCCGCGGCATACACCCGTGAGCTGGTCAGCATGTTCCGCAGCGCGCTCGAAAGCGCTGGTCTTGCCTTGGAGCTCGACGTCGCCGAGGTCGGGACGACCTGGCTCGACCGCGAGGCCTGGGCCAAGGTCGTCGTCAACCTCGTGTCGAATGCGTTCAAGTTCACCGACTCCGGTTCGGTCTCGGTCGCGCTGCGGCGCGAGGCTGACGAGCTCGAGCTGACCGTGTCCGACAC includes these proteins:
- a CDS encoding ATP-binding protein → MTTFVSGEQETADLLAAMFPGTDASAELARVTDWSATKLGDPHGWPEELRTAIRTVLPSKVPMLLWWGPDLVQIYNEAYRHLLGSKHPQAMGQPAAECWQEVWDELGPLTADVFHGAQATYAEELLLFLDRHGYTEETYWTFSYSPIRDADGSVLGVFVATTDMSKPVIETRRLDTVHALAVVSSAELGSPQEVCDQAMQIMSSNRRALPYAALYLRDEHGTGDLVLTSCYGVEPSARALPERIPAASEHPFRQVATQRRKKFVSFGPEDDLRAEPGPLGPVRPNSAMVLPVRTGHAPAVAGVLVLGANPYRQLDDSYGNFLDLITRQVATLLADAAATQHERGRAAALADLDTSKTRFFQNVSHEFRTPLTIAMSATRELREQHLDPALVDHVDAVERAVGRLNRLVDALLEFARAEAGTLVPVVEALDAAAYTRELVSMFRSALESAGLALELDVAEVGTTWLDREAWAKVVVNLVSNAFKFTDSGSVSVALRREADELELTVSDTGCGIPPEEHEHVFERFRQVSRESRPGVPGAGIGLALVADLVRAHGGTVTVASALGRGSTFTVRLPVGTPATGQRPAPTHPAPAALPELSLAGLLDRPDAQAPPAATTTSARSAAGAAPSTGTGVGRLLLVEDHADLRGYLTRLLTSDRWEVTAVGDVASALAAPEVPDLVLSDIMLPGQSGLDLVRMARQDPRMTHVPIILLSARAGSEAAAEGLAAGADDYVVKPFEPVELLSRLRVHHQLAQQRAAALGQAENRADTLELALLTGRRIGMAMGILMARHGVTSDAAFDLLRQHSANHNIKLREVAEEVLLTGELPA